The sequence GGACTTTTTATAGTTATATTTGGAGCATATTTTTCTTTAAATTCAAAGAAAGATAAAACTATAAATATTGCAACAAAACCTATGACAGAGGGCTATATCTTAGGACAAATGCTAACTGAGCTTATAGAACAAGATACAGATTTAAAAGTTAATATCACAAATGGAGTTGGAGGAGGAACTTCCAATATACATCCTGCAATAGTTAAGGGTGAGTTTGACTTGTATCCTGAATATACAGGAACTTCTTGGGAAACAGTCTTAAAAAAAGAAGGTAGCTATGATGAAAGTAAATTTGATGAATTGCAAAAAGAATATAAAGAAAAATATAATTTAGAATATATAAATTTATATGGTTTTAATAATACTTATGGTTTAGCAGTAAATAAGGATATTGCAAAAAAATATAATTTAAAAACATATAGTGATTTAGCAAAAGCATCAAATAATTTAATTTTTGGTGCTGAATATGATTTCTTTGAAAGAGAAGACGGCTATAAAGAATTACAAAAAGTATATAATATGAATTTTAAAAAACAAATAGATATGGATATAGGGCTTAAATACCAAGCTATGAAAGATAAGAAAATTGATGTTATGGTAATATTTACAACAGATGGACAACTAGCAATATCTGATGTAGTTGTTTTAGAAGATGATAAAAAGATGTATCCATCATATAGGGCAGGAACAGTTATAAGAAGTGAGATTTTATCTGAATATCCAGAATTAAAACCAGTTTTAGAAAAATTAAATAATATTTTAGATGATAAGACAATGGCAGATTTGAATTATCAAGTTGAAAGTGAAGGAAAGAAACCAGAAGATGTAGCAAGAGAATATTTACAAGAAAAAGGTTTATTGGAGGCTAGATAATGATAGAATTTAAAAATATTAGTAAGAGTTATGGAAATCAAGAAATAATAAAAGATTTTAATTTGACTATTGAATGTGGAACATTTTTAACTATCATAGGTTCATCAGGTTCTGGTAAAACAACAATTTTAAAGATGATAAATGGTCTTATAAAGGCAGACAAGGGTGAAGTACTAATAAA is a genomic window of Fusobacterium nucleatum containing:
- a CDS encoding ABC transporter permease/substrate-binding protein; protein product: MINQLIKLLTENFKFFLNLTIEHILISLLAISIASVLGIILGIIISEYRKFSGLILGTVNILYTIPSIALLGFFITITGVGNTTALIALIIYALLPIIRSTYTGIITINPLIIEASEGMGSTKLQQLFKVKIPLALPVLMSGIRNMVTMTIALAGIASFVGAGGLGVAIYRGITTNNSAMTFLGSLLIAILALVFDFILGLIEKRLTNHKRVKYKINLKVIILGLFIVIFGAYFSLNSKKDKTINIATKPMTEGYILGQMLTELIEQDTDLKVNITNGVGGGTSNIHPAIVKGEFDLYPEYTGTSWETVLKKEGSYDESKFDELQKEYKEKYNLEYINLYGFNNTYGLAVNKDIAKKYNLKTYSDLAKASNNLIFGAEYDFFEREDGYKELQKVYNMNFKKQIDMDIGLKYQAMKDKKIDVMVIFTTDGQLAISDVVVLEDDKKMYPSYRAGTVIRSEILSEYPELKPVLEKLNNILDDKTMADLNYQVESEGKKPEDVAREYLQEKGLLEAR